Proteins from one Triticum aestivum cultivar Chinese Spring chromosome 7A, IWGSC CS RefSeq v2.1, whole genome shotgun sequence genomic window:
- the LOC123153452 gene encoding protein SET-like, giving the protein MVQGALVRQMYPPPIGPKNDQKPVLCWEDYKWSPGPEVRSKASKIVEEFWWHFKCDPLEQEKADGVLEENLTRKVKQMLHEENVAAIKRLMKKGQLPAQLTEVDENGNRWPTKEALISAKKIDFGTDEDFYKAMKNAHGENWEEEHPDLDGQIIYEAAGRMPHGRLGIANELFSKAEKAKFKSKRVMASQPVRSAREDRLERENKHLKRENKHLRGIELVVQSLAEKGGVDFDGIMQSAAADLSTSDSEGRIHRGRGDVHQSEPEKGMGSRTGGSTSNGDDDEDDYYGSEGDDDYGEDGLYGDEPYDYYGGEGYNDYEDEEYNEYVNDNDDWP; this is encoded by the exons ATGGTGCAAGGTGCCTTAGTGCGGCAGATGTATCCACCACCAATTGGTCCAAAAAATGACCAGAAACCAGTATTGTGTTGGGAGGACTACAAGTGGTCCCCTGGCCCAGAAGTAAGATCAAAAGCTTCCAAAATTGTGGAAGAATTTTGG TGGCATTTCAAGTGTGACCCATTGGAGCAAGAGAAGGCAGATGGTGTTTTGGAGGAGAACTTGACTAGGAAAGTGAAACAGATGCTACATGAGGAAAATGTGGCAGCCATCAAAAGATTAATGAAGAAGGGACAATTGCCTGCACAACTAACAGAAGTGGATGAGAATGGTAACCGTTGGCCAACTAAGGAAGCTTTAATTTCTGCAAAGAAAATTGACTTTGGTACCGAT GAGGATTTTTATAAGGCAATGAAAAATGCTCATGGAGAAAATTGGGAAGAGGAGCACCCAGATTTAGATGGACAAATCATCTACGAAGCAGCAGGTAGAATGCCACATGGCAGGCTGGGAATTGCTAATGAGTTATTTAGCAAAGCAGAGAAGGCCAAGTTTAAGTCTAAAAGGGTGATGGCCTCACAACCGGTGCGGTCTGCTAGGGAGGACCGTCTAGAAAGAGAGAACAAACATTTGAAGCGGGAGAACAAGCATCTTCGAGGCATTGAGCTTGTTGTGCAG TCATTGGCTGAGAAAGGGGGAGTGGACTTTGATGGCATAATGCAATCAGCTGCGGCTGACTTG TCTACATCagattcggaaggccgaattcataGGGGACGAGGTGATGTGCATCAAAGCGAACCTGAAAAG GGAATGGGAAGCAGGACTGGAGGCAGTACCAGTAATggagatgatgatgaggatgactacTATGGCAGCGAGGGAGATGATGACTATGGCGAGGATGGTCTATATGGTGATGAGCCATATGATTACTATGGTGGTGAGGGATATAATGACTATGAAGATGAGGAATATAATGAGTATGTCAATGATAATGATGATTGGCCATAA